A DNA window from Prochlorococcus marinus str. GP2 contains the following coding sequences:
- a CDS encoding LD-carboxypeptidase, with amino-acid sequence MVFRLKKGDQIDILAPGSYIDEEENFQKGIEILKTWGLEINENNSLSKKFGYFAGNDLSRFEELEKAQNSKLIIFAKGGWGSARILEKEPSWQDGLMLGFSDTCSLLLSKYSQGFIGSIHGPMVTGLFKEPEWSLERLRNLLFEGYVEDIRGIPLRGGKAKGEIIVSNLTIATFLIGTNHFPDCKGKIIIFEDINEDIYKIDRMLTYLRMTKTLTEIAGIGFGIFSNDSCDLEWKDLLKNCIIERLQEFDFPILFDLPIGHISGNACIPLGYEATLNGDNGILSIDTPF; translated from the coding sequence ATGGTCTTTAGATTGAAAAAAGGTGATCAGATAGATATTCTAGCTCCTGGCTCCTATATTGATGAAGAAGAAAATTTTCAAAAAGGAATAGAAATTTTAAAAACCTGGGGCTTGGAAATTAATGAAAATAATTCTCTGTCAAAAAAGTTTGGTTACTTTGCAGGTAATGATCTAAGTAGATTTGAAGAACTGGAAAAAGCACAAAATAGTAAGCTAATAATTTTTGCAAAAGGAGGCTGGGGTTCTGCAAGAATTTTAGAAAAAGAACCTTCTTGGCAGGATGGTTTAATGCTTGGATTCTCAGATACATGTTCTTTATTACTATCTAAATATTCTCAAGGATTTATAGGTTCTATTCATGGGCCTATGGTTACTGGCCTTTTCAAAGAGCCAGAGTGGAGTCTTGAGAGATTAAGAAATTTACTTTTTGAAGGATATGTTGAGGACATAAGAGGAATTCCTTTAAGAGGTGGGAAAGCTAAAGGAGAAATTATCGTTTCTAACTTGACTATTGCTACTTTTTTAATTGGTACTAATCACTTTCCAGATTGCAAAGGGAAAATAATAATTTTTGAAGATATTAATGAAGATATTTATAAAATTGATCGCATGTTGACTTACCTAAGAATGACTAAAACACTTACTGAAATTGCGGGTATTGGATTCGGAATTTTTTCTAATGATTCCTGCGACCTTGAATGGAAAGATTTACTAAAAAATTGCATTATTGAAAGACTCCAAGAGTTTGATTTTCCTATTCTTTTTGACCTACCAATAGGCCACATATCGGGAAATGCTTGCATTCCTTTAGGATACGAAGCCACTTTAAATGGTGATAATGGCATTCTTAGTATCGATACACCTTTTTAA
- the groL gene encoding chaperonin GroEL (60 kDa chaperone family; promotes refolding of misfolded polypeptides especially under stressful conditions; forms two stacked rings of heptamers to form a barrel-shaped 14mer; ends can be capped by GroES; misfolded proteins enter the barrel where they are refolded when GroES binds), with product MAKQLSFSNESREALEKGVNFVANAVKVTIGPKAKNVVIEKKFGTPDIVRDGSTVAKEIEIENPISNLGAKLIEQVASKTKESAGDGTTTATILTQKMVQEGLKNIASGANPMELKKGMEAGLAFVLEKLSSKSISLSGSDIQKVATVSAGGDEEIGSIISKAMDIVTSDGVITVEESQSLETELDITEGMSFDRGYSSPYFVTDQERQVCELENPKILITDQKISTLVDLVPILEEIQKASSPFLILAEDIEGEALTTLVLNKNSGVLNVASVRAPLFGERRKAALEDIAILTGAKLISEDKSMTLDKVSINDLGKAKKITITKDKTTIVAFEDTKDLVKARVEKLKREVNITETEYDQDKINERIAKLAGGVALIKVGAATETEMKYKKLRIEDSLNATKAAIEEGVVSGGGQTLIEISNELLNLSQTSSDDLRTGVNIIKEALLEPTKQIAKNAGFNGDVVVAEIKRLNKGFNVNSGKYEDLKDSGILDPTKVIRLALQDSVSISAMLLTTEVAMADIPEPEATAPVGPGGDPMGGMGGMGMPGMGGMGMPGMGGMGMPGMGGMGMPGMGGMGMPGMM from the coding sequence ATGGCTAAACAGTTAAGTTTTTCTAATGAATCAAGAGAAGCGTTAGAAAAAGGTGTGAATTTTGTAGCTAATGCAGTAAAGGTTACTATTGGGCCAAAAGCAAAAAACGTTGTAATAGAAAAGAAATTTGGTACGCCGGATATAGTAAGAGATGGATCTACAGTTGCTAAAGAGATCGAGATTGAAAACCCTATTTCTAATTTAGGTGCGAAATTAATAGAACAAGTTGCATCAAAGACAAAAGAGAGTGCTGGTGATGGGACAACAACAGCAACCATTTTGACTCAGAAGATGGTTCAGGAGGGATTAAAAAATATTGCTTCTGGTGCCAACCCTATGGAGTTAAAAAAAGGTATGGAGGCAGGCCTAGCTTTTGTCTTAGAAAAATTAAGTTCCAAAAGTATTTCATTAAGTGGTTCTGATATACAAAAAGTTGCAACAGTTAGTGCTGGAGGTGATGAAGAAATTGGATCTATAATTTCGAAAGCAATGGATATTGTTACTTCAGATGGAGTAATAACTGTTGAAGAATCTCAATCATTAGAAACAGAATTAGATATTACTGAAGGAATGTCTTTTGATAGAGGTTATAGTTCTCCATATTTCGTAACAGACCAAGAAAGACAAGTTTGTGAACTTGAAAACCCTAAAATATTAATAACTGATCAAAAAATCTCAACTTTAGTTGATCTAGTTCCAATACTTGAAGAAATTCAAAAGGCAAGCTCACCTTTTCTAATTCTTGCTGAAGATATTGAAGGAGAGGCTTTAACCACTCTAGTTTTGAATAAGAATAGTGGGGTTTTAAATGTAGCTTCCGTGAGAGCTCCGTTATTTGGTGAGAGAAGAAAAGCTGCCCTTGAAGATATTGCAATTCTTACAGGGGCTAAGTTAATTAGCGAAGATAAATCGATGACACTTGATAAAGTATCGATTAATGATTTAGGAAAAGCAAAAAAAATAACTATCACAAAGGATAAAACTACAATTGTTGCCTTTGAAGACACTAAAGATTTAGTTAAAGCGAGAGTAGAGAAATTAAAGAGGGAAGTTAATATAACTGAAACAGAGTATGATCAAGATAAAATCAATGAAAGGATAGCTAAACTAGCTGGAGGGGTAGCTCTTATTAAAGTAGGAGCTGCTACAGAAACAGAAATGAAGTATAAAAAATTGAGAATAGAAGATTCCCTTAATGCTACGAAAGCTGCTATTGAAGAGGGTGTTGTTTCTGGAGGAGGACAAACTTTAATTGAAATATCAAATGAGCTATTAAATTTAAGTCAAACATCTTCCGATGATTTAAGAACAGGGGTAAATATAATTAAAGAAGCTCTTTTGGAACCCACCAAACAAATAGCAAAAAATGCTGGTTTTAATGGTGATGTAGTTGTCGCTGAAATAAAAAGACTTAACAAAGGCTTTAATGTTAATTCAGGAAAATATGAGGATTTAAAAGATTCAGGAATATTAGATCCAACCAAAGTAATAAGATTAGCACTTCAAGATTCGGTATCTATTTCAGCTATGCTTCTCACAACAGAAGTTGCCATGGCAGATATTCCAGAGCCTGAAGCCACAGCCCCTGTAGGGCCAGGTGGGGATCCAATGGGAGGAATGGGTGGCATGGGTATGCCAGGAATGGGCGGCATGGGTATGCCGGGAATGGGTGGCATGGGTATGCCAGGAATGGGTGGCATGGGTATGCCGGGAATGGGTGGCATGGGTATGCCAGGAATGATGTAA
- the fabG gene encoding 3-oxoacyl-[acyl-carrier-protein] reductase, with translation MSNTDSLSGKVALITGASRGIGKEIALELSRLGAEVFINYSSSDEKAEEVVNSIKNSGGKAHKLKFDVSREDSVSSAFEEIIKINGSIDILINNAGITRDGLLMRMKSEQWDDVLNTNLKGVFLCTKYASKFMMKKRSGSIVNISSVVGIIGNPGQANYSAAKAGVIGFTKTCAKEFASRGINVNAIAPGFIETEMTEKLNTEEILKVIPLGKLGSCTQIANLVSFLVSSNAGSYITGQTISIDGGMSI, from the coding sequence ATGTCCAATACAGATTCATTATCAGGCAAAGTTGCTTTAATCACTGGAGCTAGCAGAGGAATTGGTAAAGAAATTGCTTTAGAACTAAGCCGCTTAGGAGCAGAAGTTTTTATTAATTACTCTTCTTCTGATGAAAAAGCTGAAGAAGTTGTAAATTCAATAAAAAATTCGGGAGGTAAAGCTCATAAATTAAAATTTGATGTATCAAGAGAGGATTCTGTCAGTTCAGCTTTTGAAGAAATCATAAAAATTAATGGCTCCATTGATATTCTTATTAACAATGCTGGTATTACTAGAGATGGACTATTGATGAGAATGAAATCGGAACAATGGGATGATGTATTAAATACAAACTTAAAAGGGGTTTTTCTTTGTACAAAATATGCTTCAAAATTTATGATGAAAAAAAGAAGTGGTAGTATCGTAAATATTTCATCTGTTGTTGGAATAATTGGTAATCCCGGTCAAGCAAATTATTCTGCAGCTAAAGCTGGAGTTATTGGATTCACCAAAACTTGTGCTAAAGAATTTGCTTCAAGAGGTATAAACGTAAATGCAATAGCTCCAGGCTTTATAGAAACAGAAATGACTGAAAAACTTAATACTGAAGAGATACTTAAAGTTATCCCTTTAGGGAAATTAGGAAGTTGTACTCAAATTGCAAACTTAGTGTCATTCTTAGTTTCAAGTAATGCTGGAAGTTATATCACAGGGCAAACAATAAGTATAGACGGAGGTATGAGTATTTAA
- a CDS encoding ABC transporter permease, translated as MELQQYNLFFLYQETFALTKRLFIQLKRRPSTLLAGILQPIIWLFLFGALFSKAPEGFLPGVDSYGNFLGAGLIVFTAFSGALNSGLPLMFDREFGFLNRLLVAPLTSRLSIVLSSFIYITILSFVQSIVIMVVSYILGYGWPNLYGLGIVFTTLILLVLFVTSISLCLAFVLPGHIELIALIFVINLPLLFASTALAPISFMPNWLGWLASLNPLTFAIEPIRTAYTETMNLELVALHAPYGDLTCKSCISILFSLTVFSLIIIRPLLNRKLN; from the coding sequence ATGGAATTACAACAGTATAATTTATTTTTTTTATATCAAGAAACATTTGCTTTAACGAAGAGGTTATTTATTCAATTAAAAAGAAGACCATCAACTCTTTTAGCAGGAATATTACAACCCATAATTTGGCTTTTTTTATTTGGGGCACTATTCTCTAAAGCTCCTGAAGGTTTTTTACCAGGAGTTGATTCTTATGGGAACTTTTTAGGAGCGGGACTGATTGTTTTTACTGCTTTTAGCGGAGCCTTAAACTCCGGTCTCCCTTTAATGTTTGACAGAGAGTTTGGATTTCTTAATAGATTACTGGTGGCTCCTCTAACCAGTAGATTATCCATAGTTTTATCTTCTTTTATTTATATAACAATCCTAAGCTTTGTTCAGAGTATTGTAATAATGGTCGTTTCTTACATTTTAGGTTATGGATGGCCTAACTTATATGGTTTAGGAATTGTTTTTACAACACTAATTCTATTGGTTCTTTTTGTGACATCAATAAGTTTATGTTTAGCGTTTGTCTTGCCCGGACATATTGAATTAATCGCTCTTATATTTGTGATAAACTTACCTCTTCTTTTTGCGAGTACTGCTTTAGCTCCAATCTCTTTTATGCCAAATTGGCTTGGGTGGTTAGCCTCATTAAATCCATTAACTTTTGCGATTGAACCTATTAGGACTGCTTATACAGAAACAATGAATTTAGAATTAGTGGCTTTACATGCCCCATATGGTGATTTAACTTGTAAGAGTTGTATATCAATTTTATTTTCTTTAACAGTTTTTTCCTTGATTATCATAAGGCCTCTGTTAAATAGAAAGTTAAATTAA
- a CDS encoding heme o synthase, which translates to MNSSNLENLNYKSSIRDEVVPSRKRLTLPPWLEVAKPRLIPLLLATTLGGMALTEEWPLSSPKLICTLGGGALAAAAAGALNCLWEMELDKRMTRTSKRALPAGKLSSETVFLAAVSCTLAASMLLVSGVNYLAAGLTLLGLFSYVILYTVILKPRTTKNIVFGGVAGAIPPLVGASAATGHVGLSGWWLFGLVMLWTPAHFWALAILLKDDYASVGIPMLPSVKGAVFTAKAISRYGWATVLMSIMGVFALPEGGLLYGIMLLPFNGRLLQLINELKKYPDDLSRAKSLFRWSILYMFGICLLLLISRTQLSVEFEQQSMQIFLSIVSLLSN; encoded by the coding sequence ATGAACAGTAGTAACTTAGAAAACTTGAACTATAAATCTTCAATTAGGGATGAAGTTGTACCTTCAAGAAAAAGATTAACTTTGCCACCTTGGCTTGAAGTGGCAAAACCTAGATTAATCCCACTTTTACTGGCAACAACTTTAGGAGGAATGGCTTTAACAGAGGAATGGCCTTTGTCTTCCCCGAAGCTTATCTGCACTTTAGGAGGCGGCGCTTTGGCAGCGGCGGCAGCAGGAGCTCTTAATTGCTTGTGGGAAATGGAATTAGATAAAAGGATGACAAGAACTAGCAAAAGAGCCTTGCCAGCAGGAAAATTGTCATCTGAGACTGTATTTTTAGCTGCAGTATCATGTACTTTGGCAGCTTCGATGCTTTTAGTAAGTGGTGTAAATTATTTAGCTGCGGGATTAACTCTTCTTGGTTTATTTAGCTATGTAATTTTATATACAGTTATTTTGAAACCTCGTACAACAAAAAATATTGTTTTCGGAGGAGTTGCTGGCGCGATACCACCTCTAGTTGGTGCATCTGCTGCCACAGGGCATGTAGGCCTAAGTGGCTGGTGGTTGTTTGGTTTAGTAATGTTATGGACTCCAGCACATTTTTGGGCACTTGCAATTTTATTGAAGGACGATTACGCATCTGTTGGCATTCCTATGCTCCCTTCTGTTAAGGGAGCTGTTTTTACTGCTAAAGCGATTTCTCGTTACGGATGGGCAACAGTTTTAATGAGTATTATGGGAGTCTTCGCTTTACCTGAAGGGGGTCTCTTATACGGAATTATGTTATTGCCATTTAATGGAAGACTTTTGCAATTAATAAATGAATTAAAGAAATATCCTGATGATCTTTCAAGAGCAAAGTCTCTTTTTAGGTGGTCTATTCTATATATGTTTGGTATTTGTCTTTTGTTATTAATCTCCAGAACCCAACTATCCGTAGAATTTGAGCAGCAATCTATGCAAATATTTTTATCTATAGTATCCCTCCTTAGTAATTAA
- a CDS encoding ABC transporter ATP-binding protein produces the protein MNYIKVKGLSKSYSEIKALRNLSMEIKAGTLFGILGPNGAGKSTLIKILATLIEPDSGEVFINNINLIKNSRKIRELIGYVAQDIALDKILTGRELLDFQSDLYHINKNKKFERIKKLIDQLEMNDWIDRKCGTYSGGMKRRIDLAAGLLHLPQVLILDEPTVGLDIESRNIIWQLLKDLRNNGMTIILSSHYLDEIDKLADKLVIIDDGRVIAQGTPAELKNKLGGDRVTLKVREFSNQEEAKNICQILSSIDGISQIIINEAQGFSINFVADKEKDLLTKIKVELAFSKFEIFSLTQSQPSLDDVYLQATGKTLLDAEISMAGKRDLKKESKQSMR, from the coding sequence ATGAATTATATAAAAGTTAAAGGTCTCTCAAAATCTTATTCAGAAATCAAGGCTTTAAGAAATTTATCAATGGAAATTAAAGCTGGAACATTATTCGGAATACTTGGTCCCAATGGTGCTGGCAAATCAACACTTATAAAAATACTCGCTACTTTAATAGAGCCTGATAGTGGAGAAGTTTTTATAAATAATATTAATCTGATTAAAAATTCAAGGAAAATTAGAGAATTAATTGGTTATGTTGCCCAGGACATTGCACTTGATAAAATATTAACTGGAAGAGAGCTTTTGGATTTTCAATCAGATTTATATCACATCAACAAAAACAAAAAATTTGAAAGGATAAAGAAATTAATAGATCAATTGGAAATGAATGATTGGATTGATCGTAAGTGCGGAACTTATTCAGGGGGAATGAAAAGAAGAATAGATCTTGCAGCTGGACTATTACATTTGCCCCAAGTATTAATATTGGATGAACCTACAGTTGGTTTAGATATTGAAAGTAGAAATATCATATGGCAACTTTTGAAAGATTTGAGGAATAATGGAATGACAATTATTTTAAGCAGTCACTATCTTGATGAAATAGATAAATTGGCAGACAAATTAGTGATAATTGATGATGGAAGAGTTATAGCTCAAGGGACTCCTGCAGAGCTCAAAAATAAATTAGGAGGAGATAGAGTAACTTTGAAAGTAAGAGAATTTAGTAATCAGGAAGAAGCAAAAAATATATGTCAAATTTTATCTTCAATAGATGGAATTAGTCAGATTATCATAAATGAAGCTCAAGGTTTCTCGATAAATTTTGTAGCAGATAAGGAAAAAGATTTACTTACGAAAATCAAAGTGGAGTTGGCCTTCTCAAAGTTTGAAATTTTTTCTCTAACCCAAAGTCAGCCAAGCTTGGATGATGTATATCTTCAGGCAACTGGTAAAACATTATTGGATGCCGAAATTTCTATGGCAGGGAAAAGAGACCTTAAAAAAGAATCAAAGCAATCAATGCGATAA
- the ispD gene encoding 2-C-methyl-D-erythritol 4-phosphate cytidylyltransferase gives MHFLIPAAGSGSRMKAGKNKLLIDLEGESLIYWTLKSVFSASSTNWVGIIGQPKDKNLLLNSAKDFAHKVHWINGGDTRQQSVFNGLKALPKDAEKVLIHDGARCLINPELIDLCAKKLDENEAVILATKVTDTIKIVDNEGFIKETPDRNYLWAAQTPQGFLVDRLKKAHKMAIDKNWKVTDDASLFEMLNWKVKIIEGTYSNIKITSPIDLKIAKLFVKNP, from the coding sequence GTGCATTTTTTAATACCAGCTGCAGGGAGTGGTAGCAGAATGAAAGCTGGAAAAAATAAATTACTTATTGATTTAGAAGGAGAGTCTTTGATTTATTGGACACTTAAATCTGTATTTTCTGCAAGCTCAACAAACTGGGTTGGAATAATTGGTCAACCGAAAGATAAAAATTTATTATTAAATTCAGCAAAGGATTTTGCCCACAAAGTTCATTGGATTAATGGTGGTGACACCAGACAACAGTCAGTTTTTAATGGTTTAAAAGCGTTACCAAAAGATGCTGAAAAAGTTTTAATACATGATGGTGCTAGATGTCTAATTAATCCTGAATTGATAGACCTTTGTGCCAAGAAATTAGATGAAAATGAAGCTGTAATTTTGGCCACTAAGGTAACCGACACTATAAAGATTGTTGATAATGAAGGTTTTATTAAAGAAACACCAGACAGAAATTATTTATGGGCAGCGCAAACTCCTCAGGGCTTTCTAGTAGATAGATTAAAAAAAGCTCATAAGATGGCAATTGATAAAAACTGGAAAGTCACAGATGATGCCTCACTATTTGAAATGCTTAATTGGAAAGTGAAGATTATTGAAGGAACTTATTCAAATATAAAAATTACGTCCCCTATAGATTTGAAAATAGCAAAACTTTTTGTGAAGAACCCCTAG